From the genome of Candidatus Buchananbacteria bacterium, one region includes:
- the rsmA gene encoding ribosomal RNA small subunit methyltransferase A encodes MITKEFINQVKDICQSYGIKPTKDKGQNFLLNQEVIDLMIESSQVTNQDVVLEVGPGLGILTESLVKQARQVVSVELDKRLFTFLKTKFINQPNLKLVEADILKFDVADAISGEYKIVANLPYTITSFFLKKFLTGPATPKSFTLLLQKEVAERICALPGAMSLLAVSVQLYGQPKIIEVVSRHDFWPSPKVDSAIIQISAIKDKVAVDNFFSGLVTEKFFWQVVKIGFAARRKQLHNNLASGLKIPPGEVKKILNQANFDEQIRAQNLSVNDWLRLSAALSSYLKK; translated from the coding sequence ATGATAACAAAAGAGTTTATCAATCAGGTTAAAGATATCTGTCAAAGTTACGGCATTAAACCGACAAAAGACAAGGGCCAAAATTTTTTGCTAAACCAAGAGGTAATTGATTTGATGATTGAGTCTTCACAGGTAACTAACCAGGACGTTGTGCTGGAAGTTGGTCCGGGATTAGGAATTTTAACCGAGAGTTTAGTCAAACAAGCCCGGCAGGTGGTCAGCGTTGAACTAGATAAGAGATTGTTTACTTTTTTGAAAACGAAGTTTATTAACCAGCCTAATTTAAAGCTGGTTGAGGCAGACATCTTAAAATTTGATGTCGCTGATGCTATTTCTGGTGAATATAAGATAGTTGCTAATTTACCGTATACCATTACTTCTTTTTTTCTTAAAAAATTTTTAACCGGTCCGGCGACACCAAAGAGTTTTACTCTATTATTGCAAAAGGAAGTTGCTGAAAGGATTTGTGCGTTACCTGGTGCCATGAGTTTACTGGCAGTTTCGGTTCAGTTATACGGCCAGCCAAAAATTATTGAAGTGGTTAGCCGGCATGATTTTTGGCCAAGTCCGAAAGTTGACTCGGCAATTATTCAAATTTCTGCTATTAAAGATAAGGTAGCGGTGGATAACTTTTTTTCCGGACTGGTAACAGAGAAATTTTTTTGGCAGGTTGTGAAAATCGGCTTTGCTGCCCGGCGTAAACAGCTTCATAACAACTTAGCTTCAGGACTAAAGATACCGCCTGGTGAAGTTAAAAAAATACTCAACCAAGCCAATTTTGATGAACAAATCCGGGCGCAGAATCTTTCAGTTAATGACTGGCTACGCTTGAGCGCGGCATTAAGCTCTTATTTAAAAAAATAA
- a CDS encoding L-threonylcarbamoyladenylate synthase gives MKVVKSDQSGISQAVKILKQGGVIVYPTDTAYALGGLFDSKRVTKNILRIKNRKDEKFTLIASSVNQAKTFFKLSGTNLKLAKKYWPGPLSIVVNGRFAVRVPANSIARRLALRAGRPLIATSANLSGGKNLYSAKAVIAEFQNQKYQPQLVIDAGNLPKIKPSTLVKVEGSQLEVIRIGLIKPKI, from the coding sequence ATGAAAGTTGTTAAATCCGATCAATCCGGTATCAGTCAGGCCGTTAAAATCTTAAAACAAGGCGGCGTGATCGTTTACCCGACCGATACCGCCTATGCTCTAGGCGGATTATTTGATTCAAAGCGAGTTACTAAAAACATTCTTAGGATTAAAAATCGAAAAGATGAAAAATTTACGTTGATTGCTTCCAGCGTAAATCAGGCAAAGACTTTTTTTAAGTTAAGTGGTACTAATCTGAAATTGGCGAAAAAATATTGGCCGGGTCCGCTGTCTATTGTGGTTAACGGCCGTTTTGCCGTTAGGGTGCCGGCTAATAGTATTGCTCGTCGCCTCGCCTTGCGCGCCGGCAGACCATTGATTGCAACTTCGGCCAACTTGTCGGGCGGTAAGAATCTTTATAGCGCTAAAGCCGTGATTGCGGAATTTCAAAATCAGAAATATCAGCCACAACTGGTTATTGATGCAGGCAATTTGCCTAAGATAAAACCCTCAACATTGGTTAAGGTTGAAGGTTCGCAGTTAGAAGTGATAAGAATTGGTTTAATTAAGCCAAAAATTTAG
- a CDS encoding peptidoglycan bridge formation glycyltransferase FemA/FemB family protein — protein MQIIQVGEDLKEHWDNFVKSNAPDGGLLHSWQWGELQKTLDRKIIRLAAVNGEGALQAAALIVKHELPFEYNYLYCPRGPVINTMEIDDLNSLFAEMKRLAREEKSFLIRVDPPWLLGNEKRLIDNGFRKGEYEIQPKCTLMLDLSKTQEELLAAMKPKTRYNIGLAMRKGVKIRVSSEISDIESFWQLMKQTAKRDGFSPHHKEHYKKMFEVMSQDETVKLFLAEYDGKIVAANMISFFGKVAIYLHGATADMYRDVMAAYLLQWEAILAAKQAGYTYYDFGGTNGPSYYNKKWEGITRFKTGFGPDTKITEYVGSHDLITNPVVFSIYKFVKQIRG, from the coding sequence ATGCAGATCATTCAAGTCGGAGAAGACTTAAAAGAACATTGGGATAATTTTGTCAAAAGTAACGCCCCAGACGGCGGGTTGCTTCATTCTTGGCAATGGGGAGAACTCCAAAAAACGTTAGACCGAAAGATTATCAGGTTGGCCGCGGTTAATGGCGAGGGGGCATTGCAGGCCGCCGCGTTGATCGTCAAACATGAATTGCCATTTGAGTATAACTATTTATATTGTCCCAGAGGTCCAGTCATTAATACGATGGAAATTGACGACCTTAATTCGTTGTTTGCGGAAATGAAACGCCTGGCGCGGGAAGAAAAAAGTTTTTTAATCAGAGTGGATCCGCCATGGCTTTTGGGCAACGAAAAACGCCTGATTGATAATGGTTTTCGCAAAGGTGAATATGAAATTCAGCCGAAATGTACGCTGATGCTTGATTTAAGCAAAACTCAAGAGGAGCTTTTGGCGGCTATGAAGCCAAAAACCCGTTACAATATTGGTTTAGCAATGCGCAAAGGAGTTAAAATTCGGGTGAGCAGTGAAATATCTGATATTGAATCTTTCTGGCAGCTCATGAAACAAACCGCCAAGCGTGACGGTTTTTCACCACATCACAAAGAACATTACAAAAAAATGTTTGAAGTGATGAGTCAGGACGAAACAGTTAAATTATTTTTGGCGGAATATGACGGCAAGATCGTTGCGGCCAATATGATTTCATTTTTTGGCAAAGTCGCAATTTACCTTCACGGTGCTACGGCTGATATGTATCGTGACGTAATGGCGGCATATCTGTTGCAGTGGGAGGCAATTTTGGCAGCTAAACAGGCGGGGTATACATATTATGACTTTGGCGGAACCAACGGCCCGTCATACTACAATAAAAAATGGGAAGGTATTACTCGTTTTAAGACTGGTTTTGGGCCGGATACTAAAATTACTGAGTACGTTGGCAGCCATGATTTAATTACCAATCCGGTGGTATTTTCAATATACAAGTTTGTTAAGCAGATTAGGGGGTAA
- a CDS encoding leucine--tRNA ligase: protein MKKYDHSKIEKKWQKFWEDKKQFAADDESSKPKYYCLIEFPYPSGEGLHVGHPRSYTALDILARKRRMQGYNVLYPIGFDAFGLPSENYAIKTGTSPEIITKKNIENFTRQLKSFGFSFDWDRTVTTTDPSYYKWTQWIFLKMYEHDLAYKAKMPINWCVSCKIGLANEEVVNGKCERCGGEVIKKELEQWMFRITRYADRLIDDLETVDYLDRIKQQQINWIGRSEGAEIDFKITGQDHALTVYTTRPDTLFGATFIVIAPEHNLITDCQSQITNLKEVEAYIEQAKKKSDLERTELQKEKTGVVLQGVMAINPVTGKQIPIWVADYVLSSYGTGAIMAVPAHDQRDWEFAQKYHLPIIEVIAGGTIAKQAFVDIETGKLINSGQFNDMSVRQAMVQITKWLEDHGMGRQTVNYKLRDWVFSRQRYWGEPIPMVYCENCKKTGASVDGWVALPESALPLELPKVKNYEPTDTGESPLAAITDWVKTTCPVCGQVAMRETDTMPNWAGSNWYFLRYIDPKNNDQLADKDKLEYFAPVDWYNGGMEHTTLHLLYSRFIYKFLYDIGVVPKKCGNEPYLKRTSHGMILGEGGEKMSKSRGNVVNPDEVVKSVGADTFRVYEMFMGPFDQAIPWDTKGVIGVRRFIEKVWALYTGGVVIVDSVSPELTTLVHKTVKKVSDDIESQDYNTAVSAMMILVNKISEEKAMDQFTAEALVKLLSPFAPHLSEEIWELTGHKGSISQAPWPVFDPALIMDSEIDLIVQVNGKLRDKIRVPADINEQKAEILAKQSEKVLVHLKDREIKNVIFVPGRLINFVV from the coding sequence ATGAAAAAGTACGATCACTCAAAGATTGAGAAGAAATGGCAAAAATTCTGGGAGGATAAAAAACAGTTTGCCGCTGATGATGAAAGCTCAAAACCAAAGTATTACTGTTTGATTGAGTTTCCTTATCCGTCGGGTGAGGGTTTACATGTGGGGCATCCTCGCAGTTATACCGCACTCGACATTTTAGCGCGGAAGCGCCGAATGCAAGGGTATAATGTGTTGTACCCGATCGGCTTTGACGCCTTTGGCTTACCGTCAGAAAATTACGCCATTAAAACCGGGACCAGTCCGGAAATTATTACTAAAAAGAATATTGAAAATTTTACGCGACAGCTTAAGTCGTTTGGTTTTAGTTTTGATTGGGATCGGACAGTAACAACCACCGATCCGTCATATTATAAATGGACGCAGTGGATTTTTTTGAAGATGTATGAACACGACTTGGCGTATAAAGCCAAAATGCCTATTAACTGGTGTGTGTCCTGCAAGATTGGTTTAGCAAACGAAGAAGTGGTGAACGGTAAATGCGAACGGTGCGGCGGTGAAGTGATCAAAAAAGAACTAGAACAGTGGATGTTTAGAATTACTCGGTATGCGGACCGGCTAATTGACGATTTGGAAACAGTTGATTATTTAGATCGAATTAAACAGCAGCAAATTAACTGGATTGGTCGCAGCGAAGGAGCAGAAATTGATTTTAAAATCACCGGCCAGGATCACGCGCTAACTGTCTATACAACTAGGCCCGATACGCTGTTTGGCGCTACATTTATAGTTATTGCTCCGGAGCACAATTTAATTACAGATTGCCAGTCACAGATTACCAATTTAAAAGAGGTTGAGGCGTACATCGAACAAGCGAAGAAGAAATCAGACCTGGAACGAACTGAATTACAGAAAGAAAAGACCGGAGTGGTGTTGCAGGGTGTCATGGCTATTAATCCGGTGACGGGAAAGCAAATTCCTATCTGGGTTGCCGATTATGTGCTGTCAAGCTATGGTACCGGCGCGATTATGGCTGTTCCGGCGCACGATCAGCGGGATTGGGAGTTTGCTCAGAAATACCATCTGCCCATTATTGAAGTTATCGCGGGGGGTACTATCGCCAAGCAGGCTTTTGTTGATATCGAAACCGGTAAATTGATTAACTCCGGCCAGTTTAATGATATGTCGGTGCGACAAGCGATGGTGCAAATCACCAAATGGCTTGAGGACCACGGCATGGGTAGACAAACGGTTAACTATAAATTGCGCGATTGGGTGTTTTCTCGCCAACGATATTGGGGCGAGCCAATCCCTATGGTGTATTGTGAAAATTGTAAAAAGACTGGTGCGTCAGTGGACGGTTGGGTGGCGTTGCCGGAAAGTGCGCTACCGTTGGAATTACCAAAAGTTAAAAATTATGAGCCAACCGATACCGGAGAATCACCGCTAGCGGCAATAACTGATTGGGTGAAGACAACATGCCCGGTATGTGGCCAAGTCGCAATGCGCGAAACCGACACAATGCCAAACTGGGCCGGTTCTAATTGGTATTTCTTACGCTATATCGATCCGAAAAATAATGATCAGTTGGCCGATAAAGACAAACTGGAATATTTTGCGCCGGTTGATTGGTATAATGGCGGCATGGAACATACCACCCTGCATTTATTGTATTCTCGTTTTATCTACAAATTTTTGTATGACATCGGCGTGGTGCCAAAAAAATGTGGCAATGAACCGTATTTGAAACGCACATCCCACGGAATGATTTTAGGCGAGGGCGGTGAAAAAATGTCTAAGTCTCGCGGTAACGTGGTTAACCCTGACGAAGTGGTAAAATCGGTTGGCGCGGACACTTTCCGGGTTTATGAAATGTTTATGGGGCCGTTTGATCAGGCAATTCCCTGGGATACCAAGGGTGTTATCGGAGTTCGGCGATTTATCGAAAAGGTTTGGGCCTTGTATACCGGCGGAGTGGTTATTGTTGATTCAGTCAGTCCAGAGTTAACAACTTTAGTTCATAAAACTGTCAAGAAGGTTAGTGACGATATTGAAAGCCAAGATTATAATACGGCAGTTTCGGCGATGATGATTTTAGTCAATAAAATCAGCGAGGAAAAAGCAATGGATCAGTTTACCGCTGAAGCGTTGGTAAAATTGCTCTCGCCTTTTGCACCACATCTTAGTGAAGAAATCTGGGAGTTAACCGGACATAAAGGATCTATTAGTCAAGCGCCGTGGCCAGTATTTGATCCGGCTTTGATTATGGATTCAGAAATTGATTTGATTGTTCAGGTTAATGGTAAATTACGCGATAAAATTCGGGTGCCGGCTGATATCAATGAACAAAAGGCTGAAATTTTAGCCAAGCAAAGTGAGAAAGTGTTGGTGCACTTAAAGGACCGAGAAATAAAAAATGTTATTTTTGTGCCTGGACGATTAATTAATTTTGTGGTTTAA